The DNA region ACTGGAACAGCTCTACCAATTCCCGATCTATTCCTTCGTCAATCCGTGTTCCAGGGCATACCGCACCAACTCGGTACGACTGTTGGTACCTGTTTTGACAAACAAACGGCTGACGTATTTCTCCACATTCCGCACGCTGGTTTCCAGGCGACGGGCAATTTCTTTGTTCATCAGACCATCGACCACCAGATTCAGCACGCTCTGCTCCCGCGGGGTGAGGTCAAGTTTGACAGGGGTGGTGGTCTGGGCGATCGCGCCTCTCTGAGTCAGTAAGGCCCGAATTTCTGCAATCTGCCGCGCCATGTCAGCAATATTGTGTACCTCATCATCGCCTCCACTGCGAGTCGCTGCTTGTTTCTCCAGCAAGTTCTTGACCACTGCGACTAATTCGTCGGGATCAAAGGGCTTGGAGATATAGGCATCACATCCGGCGTTGTATCCCTGAATGCGATCGGCAGTCATCCCCCTGGCGGTGAGAAACACGATCGGGAGGGTCTTAAACTGAGGCTCTTCGCGCAACTGTTTCAAAAACTGATAGCCATCCACCTGAGGCATCATGATGTCCGTAATCACCAAGTCAGGCAGTTTCTGTCGAGCCAGATCCAGCCCTTCACGGGCATTACTGGCTACATCGACGGTAAAGCCGCTATCTTCCAGGTAGGCTTGCACCGCTTCCCGCAGTCCCGGTTCATCATCGACCAGTAACAGTTGACCTGCCATTTTGGCTGTTAGCTCCTAATCTTTTTTACTCATTCTAATCATAGCGGTTGATATAGCAATCCTCTGAGGATGGACGGGCACCCTATCTCAGGGAAAATTGATCCTAACTCCCTGATTCATTAACTATTTAGGGCTATGTAAGAGCAGTGCAATGAATAGAAAAGCATTGTCCGCCAGACAGAAATAGGGTATGCCATTATAGGATGAAATCTGGTGAGTAATGAATAAGATTGGGTGACTCCCATCCGGTATTACTATCATGCTTCTTAAAGATTGGCTTCCTATTCTGATTGCTGCTATTTCACTGGTGGTTAGTTTGGCTGTTGCCTATAAGTCTTTTTTTTCAGGCTTTGCAGGTCAGGTTTTTCTGGGTAACTATGTAGTTTTAAACTATGTAAACAACTTGCCTTCAGTCACCTTATTTTGCATTTTTGAGAATTCAGGAGCTAAGTTAGGAATCTTAGATGATTTGCGGGTAATTGTTGAACATCATCAAACAGGTGTGACCTATAAGTTCTTTCCAATTTTGCTCAGAGATGACTTTAATATTTTCAAACAATACAGTAATGATGATTGGTCAGCTTTTAGCGGAGTTGTTCTCTCTCCCAACAGCCGAATTCAAAAATTTGTTGTATTTAGAGCCGTTTCCGATAGCTTTAGGATTCAAAAGGGACAGTTTAAGATCACGGTGCAAAGTAGATGGTACGGCAGAAATCGCTGGCAAGACTTACCTTATCCACTCCAGTTCTCGCTCACAGAGGATGATGCCCAGCAATGGAATGACCCACAAAAGGGGCAATTGCAAGTCGCCTCTGAGGCCATCCTGGGACTGAGGTAGAGGTGGGTATATATTCTGATAGGTTTACTGGCATTCGGAGACTAAAATTGAGGAGCAAAGCTAGACAATCAAAATAAAGACTGAGGAAATCTGGCTGTTAGGGCTGGATTCCGTTTTAGCTCTTCCATAAAGGAAGCCTTGCTTTGTGGCGTAAACTTAATAAATCTATATGGAATCCAACATTGTTGTAACGGGCAATCAGAACATTGTCGTCAGTGGGAGCTTTCAGGACGGAACGATCGCAACAACAACTGGTAACGTCGCTAACGAGCCTACTCCGACAAAAATTAAGCCAGAAAAGGGAACAGTAAATCTTATTAAGCTGCGGGATATGCTTGAAAGTCGCTTCAATCCGCAAGAGTTATCGGTTTTAGTATTTGACTTAGGGGTTGATTATGATGCCTTGTATGGTCAATCTCGTTCTCAGAAAACAAGTGATCTGATTTATGAACTGGTTCGTACTGATCGCCTGGGTGATTTGATAGAAGTCGGGAGGCGATTACGTCCGGATATTCCCTGGGACAATGCGATTAGTTAGCTTGCCCGTCCCAGTTGCTGTCTAGCATCCCGATTCTTGACTTTGGGCTGATTTGGGGCAAACTGGTTCTTGCAGGGAAAGCTCTCGTGTTAAGGCCAATTAACTTATGCTCCAGGTTACTCAGGCTCCCCAGGGGCCAGTTCTAGTCCAGCAGCGATTCTCCATTCTGGGGATAGCCTCAACAACCTATGCAGGTAGAGCACTGGTTTTAACCGTAGATGGGGTTTACACAACCAATGGCCCGGTTATCAGACCCAATGGCACCTGGCAAGTTGATTTTTTGTTTCAGCAGACCGGCAATCGTCGTTTGCGAATCGCTGTTGGCACGGATAGCACAGAAATTATCATTCCTGTTGTGGATAGTGTGCCGCAGACGCGACAGTTGCGGTTTACCCAGGTTCCTACCCGCTTGCCAGTTGGACAGGCTGCCGTCATTGAGGGAACAGCCACCAATTTTCCTGACGGGTCAGCGCTGTTTTTGCGGGCAGATGGTCAGTTTGAACTGGCCCGCCCGATTGTGCGGCTAGGGAAATGGCAGGCGACGATCGGGTTTAAGCAGTTGGGAAAACGTACTCTAGAGATTATTAGTTCAGATGGGAAGAACCGGGCTACTGCCGAAGTTGAGATCGTGGCGGCTCCACCCCGTCCACCCCGGTTAAGTTTTACAAATCCTCCTCAGCAGGCCAGGGTGGAAGAAACCATTCTGCTAACCGGAACCGCAGAAAATTATAATGACGGCGATCAACTGGTACTGCGGGTCGATCAAAAAGTGGAACTGGCTCGTCCCCTGGTTAGGGCTGGGCAGTGGCGAGCACAAACCTTATTCCGACAGACAGGCAACCGCTTAGTAGAAATTATTGGTTCCGAACAAGACAAAGCTCAGACCATCATTCAGGTTGTGCAGGGAGATACAGACTTTAAGGTGCTGTCCCGCAGTACCTGGACTAGTACGCCCACGCCAACCAGTCTGCCTGATCTGCAACCTAAAGGAATCACCATCCACCATACGTTTTTGGGCGCGGCTCCTTCTCCGAATGCCGCGATCGCTGATGAAGTCGCCCGAATGCGGGTGATCTGGAATGGTCATGTCAACGGCAATGGTTGGTCAGATATTGGGTATCACTTCATCATCATGCCCAGTGGCCGAGTTTATGCTGCCCGTTCGGAAACAAAACGAGGCTCACATGATGTAGTGAATGATGGGTTAGGAGTTGCCTTTGATGGTATTTATAGTTCGGCCACAATTAATTCACAGATGTACAACGCTGCTGTAGCCCTCTGCACCCTTTTGTGTAAACGCTATGGCATCACGGATACCGTAACTCCCATTCCCACTCCCACGGCAGACTTTGGCACCCGCAATCTACCTCGCATCATGGGCCACCGCGATCGGGTCGCCACCGAATGCCCTGGCAGTGAAGGAGGTCGCACAGTCCGGCTATCTGAGCTACGGCAAGCGGTGAATGCCCAGATTTAAGAACTGTGCCATGCAAACAATTATCGGGGTAATGGGGCCAGGGGAGCAGGCGACAGCAAGGGATGTACAGGTTGCTTATGAGTTGGGTCAGGCGATCGCCACTGCAGGATGGGTTTTGCTTACAGGAGGCCGTCCGGTGGGGGTAATGGAGGCCGCCAGCCAGGGAGCGAAAAGCGCAGGAGGACTAACGATCGGGATTTTGCCCAGTAAGTGCCGGGAGGATGCTGCTGATGCGATTGATATTCCGATCGTGACGGGGATGGGCAATGGCCGCAACATCATTAATGTGCTCTCCAGTTCTGTGATTATTAGCTGTGGTTTAGGAGCCGGAACTGCGTCCGAGGTGGCTTTAGCGATCAAAACAGGCAAACCTATTGTGCTCCTGAATCTCTCAGAAATGGATTGCCAATTTTTTCAGAATTTAGCCAGTTATCCGTTAGGAATTGCAGACCATGTTGGGGACGCGATCGCTCTGGTGCGTCAGTTTCTGTTATCAGCCTCTGGATAGAGGAAAAATAAGGTAAGATGGGGGGAGGATGGGAAGGTGGAAGAGCGGGAGAGGCCGTAATTTAGAAAACATCGAAGAAATTGAATGCAGGTGGGGATGGGAGCCTATACCTGTTCTTCGAGTAGATCAGTATGATCAAAATGGTGCAGGCGATCGCCATTGCCTCTTCCTTGAATCAAAAGCCCTCTAATGTGGAATTTTTTGCCGTGGCAGACAGTACTGAAAAAGAAAACTTCTTGTACCCCATTGGTCGGTATCGCGGAAACTTTACGCCTGAACAACTTGCGTTTAATGCCAACTTGCAGGAGTTTGCCCAGCGGGTATCGCTGATTTGTGGCCTGGAAACAGGTGGCAAAATTAGTACTGAAGATGCTTATAGACAGATTAAGCAGTTGTGGAAGACCTTGAAAGAGTCGAAGAAAGAACTACTCGATCAGCAGAAGCCACCTCGTCCAGAGTTGCCAGAGGATGAGTAAGCTTATTCCCTACTCGCAATTCCCTCAAAATAATCTGTCACAATTTGCAAAATGCGATCGCTGGCATGACCATCTCCAAAGGGATTGATGGCTTTGGCCATCGCGTCATAGGCCCGTGGATTGCCCAGTAACTCGGTGGCAGTCTCCAGGATGCGATTCGGGTCTGTACCAACCAACTTAGCAGTTCCGGCCACGATCGCTTCCGGTCGTTCGGTGGTTTCTCGCAATACCAGAACAGGTTTTCCTAAACTGGGGGCTTCTTCTTGCAGGCCACCAGAATCCGTCAGTAATAAATAACTGCGCTGAATCGCTCCCACCAGTTCGGCATAATCCAGTGGCTCGGTTAAGAACACACGGGGATGATTACCCAAGGTAGCCTGCAAGGGGTTCCGCACAGTCGGATTGCGATGGAGCGGTAGGAGCAGTGCCGTATCGGGAAACTTATCCAGCACCTTTAAAAATCCCGTTGCAATGTCCTGCAGCGGTTCTCCCCAATTTTCCCGGCGATGCACAGTGGCGAGGATGACGCGGTACTGATTCCAGTCCAGACCGGGCACCTCACAGTGGGGATGGCGATCGGCTACGGACAGCAAGGCATCAATCACTGTATTGCCCGTTTGATGGATTTCTCCTGGTACAGACGATCGTTGCAAATGCTCAACCGCCAGGGAGGTTGGGGCAAAGTGCAGCCAGGAGAGTTGGGAAATCAGGCGACGATTGGCTTCTTCGGGATAAGGATTATAGAGATTATCGGTGCGTAACCCCGCTTCTACGTGGCCGACTGGAATTTGCTGATAAAAAGCGGCCAGCGCGGCGGCAAAGGCTGTTGTGGTGTCTCCCTGTACCAGGACTAAGCGAGGTTGCAACGTTTGCAATAAAGTTTCCAGACCTTGCAAACTGCTACAGGTAATACTGGTCAGGGTTTGCTTCGGCTGCATGATCGCCAGATCCTGATCCGCCGTCAGGTCGAACAATTCCATCACCTGATCGACCATTTCCCGGTGCTGCCCCGTTAAAATCACCTGCGTGGTAAATAACCGAGAAGAGCGAAATTTCTGGATCACGGGAGCCATCTTAATGGCTTCGGGACGGGTGCCAACGATAATGCTGACGGGGATGGGCGATCGAGACATTGCCATAAACCACAAAACGGCTGAACACATGAAAACTTTTCCTATCCTAATGGCTCCTGGTTCATTGGTCAGCACGCAACAAAAAACCCGGTTAAAAACCGGGTGGGTGGGGAAACATCAACAAAGCAATTTGTCCGCCTTGTAAGTTTCAGACTTTGTCAGGGTGTGACATTCGGATATTAGACTTCTGCAACTAAAGGTAAAATCATCTGCCGAATGCCGCGCCCGGACTAATTGGTAATGCTCTTGACAGCTATTTTTCAATTCCACACGTTAAAGGGCAAGAGGCAAATACAGAAGTATGTCTGGGGTTTTCTTCACCTTGCAACCAGCGCAACCAACTCACCTGATCAGGATGAACCCCTTTAAAGGTGAGCACACCAGCACCGAATAAAACAGCCACAATATTCAAGCCAATAATGCCACCTGCAACCAGTAACACTGAACTCATGGGAATAACGGCTTGCAGAATAACGGCGAGGAGAGACCCTACAGTCACCATCAAAATGACAAGCGGAAACCCTACAACCAGCAGACAAACTGCTAATGTAAAGCTCCAAATCAAAAAGCTTCTGATCATCAACAAACCATAAACGCTTCTAAAGCTTGGACTGTGAGAGAGTGCCATGCCTTCCTCCTAGAGTTTTTAAAGGAATTGAATTTAGTGAAATACCTACAGGTGATCCCCACCACTCAGGATCGAGTGAAAATTAGTATAGGGAATATACCGATGGAAAATAAGGGTTTGTTGGATAAATTTACAGATTTTCTTATCGATCGCCCCTTGACGAAATATTTTCTAATGGAGTATATGGCTTGAAATGCCCATTTTTCAAGCAGCAATTTTTTGCTCTAGCTATTGCCAGATAAGGCTTTGAATTTGATCTCCACAGGGGATCACTAATTTGAATTGTAAAGAGACGTGTATGTGAATAAATTGCAAGAATTGCTCTTAATATATCTTCTAACTTCTCTCATTTAAGGAAGGATTGTCCAGCCGATGGTGGCTGTCAATAGCATGGGATTTCGTGCCATTGAATGTGGCAAAGAGATGAATCACACCGCTATTATTGACTGGCTTAAATAAGTGGTTGTCCGAATACGTATGCCCCAGAGTTTCCCTATCAGTGAGAAAACTCTCCGGATCCCCCTTTCCCGTATGATGATTGAGCAGAGTATGCAACCGTTTTGGGGACGCAAGGAATTTGTTGGAGGAGAGGACTATGGCATCTGCAGAGGGCGCACAACGACTCAAGGATAAGGTGGCGATCGTCACGGGAGCCTCGCGGGGTATTGGACGGGCGACGGCGTTAGCGCTGGCCAGTGAAGGAGCCAATGTCGTCGTTAACTATGCCAGTTCCCAGGAAGCGGCAAATCAGGTTGTGGCGGAAATTACGGCAATGGGCAGTCAGGCGATCGCGCTGCCCGCAGATGTCTCCCAGGCAGATCAGGTGGATAGTCTGGTCAATGCGGTCATGGAAAAGTGGGGCCGGATTGATGTGCTGGTGAACAATGCCGGGATTACCCGCGATACCTTACTGCTGCGCATGAAATTGGAAGAGTGGCAGGCCGTGATTGACCTCAACCTGACCGGAGTGTTTCTCTGTACTCGCGCCGTTAGCAAGATCATGTTAAAGCAGCGCTCTGGACGGATGATTAACATCACTTCGGTCGCTGGACAGATGGGCAATCCCGGACAGGCCAACTACAGTGCTGCCAAAGCTGGGGTAATCGGCTTTACGAAAACGGTTGCCAAAGAATTAGCCAGTCGCGGCATTACCGTAAATGCGGTGGCTCCGGGATTCATTGCCACCGATATGACCTCTGATTTGAACGCTGAAGAGATTCTCAAATTCATTCCCCTCAACCGTTACGGTCAACCGGAAGAGGTCGCTGGCATGATTCGCTTCCTGGCGGCTGATCCCGCTGCGGCTTACATCACGGGACAGGTGATGAATGTCGATGGTGGAATGGTGATGGCTTAGGGATAACTCTTGATATTTACAGTCCAAATAGTTCCCGGATACCTTCACTGCCAATTTCCACGGCTAACGCAGCCAGCAGAAAGCCCAACACCTGGGTCACAATGACGGCTCCCTGCACGCCAATCCATTTATCGATGCGGGAAGCCTGGCGAACAATGATCCAGGTGACGAGCATGGCAGAAACGATGCCAGCGACTACACTCAATTGAGCCTGGGGTGATTCGGTCATGACCACCATCACGGTAGAGAGAGTTCCAGGGCCAGCCAGTAATGGGAGCGCCATAGGGGTAATGGCTACGTCCCGTTCTTTCTCTACCAGGGGGGTGTCCATCTCGCCGCGCAACATATCTAAGGCAATCAGCAACAGAATCAGTCCACCGGATACCTTTAAAGCTGCCAGACTGATGTGTAAATAATCGAGAATGGCCTGTCCGGCAAAGGCAAAGGCCAAAATTACCAGGGTGGCAACAAGACTGGCTCGATCGAACACCCCGTTACGCTGATCTGGTTCCATGTCCTTCGTCAGCACCAGAAACATGGGGGCATTGCCCAGGGCATCGGCCATGATGAAAACAGCAGTAAAAGTGCGAACAAAGGTTGGAATATCCACGTTATGCAGGAGCGATCGCGTGATCAAGGATTTCAGGGCTTGCTTCTAAATCATACAAAGCAAAATTTCCCTTGTGTTAGGACAGATCGGTGGATGCCCACGATTGGCCGTCCGTGAAATGTGATGTGCAAAACCATCATCCCTCGTCTTCTGCCGATACAATTTTCCTATCTAGCGCAATCAACCATCCAACCAGTAATGTCAAGTCCGGGATCCATCTTACCGGGCTTTTTCATCGCTCGTGAACCTGCCAGATCTGGAACCATTGCTTTCTTCGTCGCCTCTAGCCGGAGGTGAGTATTTCATTGTGTGTGGGTTGGGTCGGTTGGGACAACATTGTGTGCTGTCGCTGAAATCCTTTGCGCTGGATGATTTTGAGATCAAAGTAGTGGCGATCGATCGCAAGCATCCCGATGATTGGGAGATTGAGCAGTTGCCCGATCTGTTAGCCGAGGAGATGGTAACGGGAGATTGTCGGCAGGATGCGATTTTGCACCAGGCAGGCATTCAGCACTGTCGAGCGATTTTGATTGTAACGAGCGATGAAAACGTCAATATTGAGACAGCGATCGCAGCCCGACGGCTGAATCCGGATGTGCGCTTGATTGTACGGTCTGGTAAGCATAATTTGAATGAGTTGTTGAAACAGAAACTGGGCAACTTTGCCGCCTTTGAACCGATCGATTTGCCAGCCGCCTCCTTTGCCTTAGCGGCGTTAGGAGCAGCCACCCTGGGATTGTTTAAGGTGGGCGATTGCCAGTTGCGCGTGATCAAACACCAGGTTGCATTTGGGGACGATCGGTTTGAAAACCTGCCCATTCACAAACTCCATAAAGAAAGTGGCCGGCTGCTACAATACTGTCCGGCTGCTCCCGTTGATTCGGTGCCCTTGAACAATCAGCTACCCCTCCACAACAATGGTGTCACTGCCAGACCTCAAGCCTCAGCCCTGGCAGCATCCGCCTGTTCCAATTCTGAATCAATCTTTTACCAATGGCCGACCGATACGCGCATTCGACCCGGAGATACGCTGATCTACATTGAGCAAGTCGCATCCTACAAGGTATCCCATCCCTCTACTCAAGGTCAAAGGAACTGGCAATGGCTGGGACAGCAGGCGCGGCGGCTGGCTCCGGGAAATTGGCGGCAGGCTGTGGCTCGTGCCTGGAACTGGATCAATCGGGAACAAACCCGCCGCCTGACTGGCCTGGGTTTTCTCTTGGCTTTCTTATTGGGGATACTGGGGGCAGTTTTGCTCAAACTGACGGTAGAGGGAATGACCTGGCAGGCTGCTATCTCCAGTGCTGTGATTCTGCTGCTGGGAGGCTATGGGGATGTTTTTGGTGGGTTAGAGGTCGCAGTGCCGATTCCCTGGTGGGTGCAGGTGATTTGTTTGTTAATTACGGCGATTAGCATCTTGTTCGTACTTAGCGTATTGGGGCTGTTGGCCGATCGCCTGCTAAGCACCCGCTTCGAGTTTTTACGGCGGCGACCTCCCACCCCCCAGGCCAATCATGTTGTGCTGGTGGGTCTGGGTCGGGTGGGCCAACGGATTGCCGCCTTGCTGTATGAATTTCGGCAACCCTTTGTATGCCTGACGGATGTCAAAGAGCAGCAAGACTTTATGCCGCAAGTGCCTCTGGTTTACAGTCCCATTGCCCAGGGGTTAGCCAGCGTTAATCTGGCTCAGGCCAAAAGTT from Leptodesmis sichuanensis A121 includes:
- a CDS encoding NAD-binding protein is translated as MNLPDLEPLLSSSPLAGGEYFIVCGLGRLGQHCVLSLKSFALDDFEIKVVAIDRKHPDDWEIEQLPDLLAEEMVTGDCRQDAILHQAGIQHCRAILIVTSDENVNIETAIAARRLNPDVRLIVRSGKHNLNELLKQKLGNFAAFEPIDLPAASFALAALGAATLGLFKVGDCQLRVIKHQVAFGDDRFENLPIHKLHKESGRLLQYCPAAPVDSVPLNNQLPLHNNGVTARPQASALAASACSNSESIFYQWPTDTRIRPGDTLIYIEQVASYKVSHPSTQGQRNWQWLGQQARRLAPGNWRQAVARAWNWINREQTRRLTGLGFLLAFLLGILGAVLLKLTVEGMTWQAAISSAVILLLGGYGDVFGGLEVAVPIPWWVQVICLLITAISILFVLSVLGLLADRLLSTRFEFLRRRPPTPQANHVVLVGLGRVGQRIAALLYEFRQPFVCLTDVKEQQDFMPQVPLVYSPIAQGLASVNLAQAKSLIVATDDQMLNLEVALTARNAASQIDRTLNLIIRAQDQRFCDRLNSLLPDAKALCVYALSAEAFAGAAFGENILSLFRLANQTVLVTEYHIEAADTLHGKLLAQIAYGYGVVPIAYQSHADSHLKLMPADEIRLQVGDRLIVLATIQGLQKIEWGTITPPRRWQLQAHRPLNAGATYYAGNTLENIAGCQLSEARAFMDHLPENPAIPGVMELSLYDHQAAHLLRKLRKLLPVRLIAIDQQLDPP
- a CDS encoding peptidoglycan recognition protein family protein, producing MLQVTQAPQGPVLVQQRFSILGIASTTYAGRALVLTVDGVYTTNGPVIRPNGTWQVDFLFQQTGNRRLRIAVGTDSTEIIIPVVDSVPQTRQLRFTQVPTRLPVGQAAVIEGTATNFPDGSALFLRADGQFELARPIVRLGKWQATIGFKQLGKRTLEIISSDGKNRATAEVEIVAAPPRPPRLSFTNPPQQARVEETILLTGTAENYNDGDQLVLRVDQKVELARPLVRAGQWRAQTLFRQTGNRLVEIIGSEQDKAQTIIQVVQGDTDFKVLSRSTWTSTPTPTSLPDLQPKGITIHHTFLGAAPSPNAAIADEVARMRVIWNGHVNGNGWSDIGYHFIIMPSGRVYAARSETKRGSHDVVNDGLGVAFDGIYSSATINSQMYNAAVALCTLLCKRYGITDTVTPIPTPTADFGTRNLPRIMGHRDRVATECPGSEGGRTVRLSELRQAVNAQI
- a CDS encoding TIGR00725 family protein — protein: MQTIIGVMGPGEQATARDVQVAYELGQAIATAGWVLLTGGRPVGVMEAASQGAKSAGGLTIGILPSKCREDAADAIDIPIVTGMGNGRNIINVLSSSVIISCGLGAGTASEVALAIKTGKPIVLLNLSEMDCQFFQNLASYPLGIADHVGDAIALVRQFLLSASG
- a CDS encoding DUF7219 family protein, whose protein sequence is MIKMVQAIAIASSLNQKPSNVEFFAVADSTEKENFLYPIGRYRGNFTPEQLAFNANLQEFAQRVSLICGLETGGKISTEDAYRQIKQLWKTLKESKKELLDQQKPPRPELPEDE
- the wecB gene encoding non-hydrolyzing UDP-N-acetylglucosamine 2-epimerase; this translates as MCSAVLWFMAMSRSPIPVSIIVGTRPEAIKMAPVIQKFRSSRLFTTQVILTGQHREMVDQVMELFDLTADQDLAIMQPKQTLTSITCSSLQGLETLLQTLQPRLVLVQGDTTTAFAAALAAFYQQIPVGHVEAGLRTDNLYNPYPEEANRRLISQLSWLHFAPTSLAVEHLQRSSVPGEIHQTGNTVIDALLSVADRHPHCEVPGLDWNQYRVILATVHRRENWGEPLQDIATGFLKVLDKFPDTALLLPLHRNPTVRNPLQATLGNHPRVFLTEPLDYAELVGAIQRSYLLLTDSGGLQEEAPSLGKPVLVLRETTERPEAIVAGTAKLVGTDPNRILETATELLGNPRAYDAMAKAINPFGDGHASDRILQIVTDYFEGIASRE
- a CDS encoding MarC family protein; the encoded protein is MITRSLLHNVDIPTFVRTFTAVFIMADALGNAPMFLVLTKDMEPDQRNGVFDRASLVATLVILAFAFAGQAILDYLHISLAALKVSGGLILLLIALDMLRGEMDTPLVEKERDVAITPMALPLLAGPGTLSTVMVVMTESPQAQLSVVAGIVSAMLVTWIIVRQASRIDKWIGVQGAVIVTQVLGFLLAALAVEIGSEGIRELFGL
- the fabG gene encoding 3-oxoacyl-[acyl-carrier-protein] reductase; protein product: MASAEGAQRLKDKVAIVTGASRGIGRATALALASEGANVVVNYASSQEAANQVVAEITAMGSQAIALPADVSQADQVDSLVNAVMEKWGRIDVLVNNAGITRDTLLLRMKLEEWQAVIDLNLTGVFLCTRAVSKIMLKQRSGRMINITSVAGQMGNPGQANYSAAKAGVIGFTKTVAKELASRGITVNAVAPGFIATDMTSDLNAEEILKFIPLNRYGQPEEVAGMIRFLAADPAAAYITGQVMNVDGGMVMA
- a CDS encoding response regulator transcription factor, with product MAGQLLLVDDEPGLREAVQAYLEDSGFTVDVASNAREGLDLARQKLPDLVITDIMMPQVDGYQFLKQLREEPQFKTLPIVFLTARGMTADRIQGYNAGCDAYISKPFDPDELVAVVKNLLEKQAATRSGGDDEVHNIADMARQIAEIRALLTQRGAIAQTTTPVKLDLTPREQSVLNLVVDGLMNKEIARRLETSVRNVEKYVSRLFVKTGTNSRTELVRYALEHGLTKE